Proteins from a genomic interval of Rhodothermus marinus:
- the cobA gene encoding uroporphyrinogen-III C-methyltransferase: protein MLHSHNRPVERGKVYLVGAGPGDPELITVRGLTLLRQAEVVVYDRLVHPALLDEVPATAERIYVGKTPGRHVLPQEAIQELLIDRARRNLIVVRLKGGDPFVFGRGGEEARALAQAGIPFEVVPGVTSAIAVPAYAGIPVTQRGVAGSFAVVTGHRCDLEALALDWSALARVDTLVLLMGLRRLPELVRTLQAHGRAPDTPVAVISNGTTAAQQCVLGTLADIAERAAHLSTPATVVVGEVARLADELAWFHPEPTPSPFSLHPETQPSEP from the coding sequence ATGCTGCATTCCCATAACCGTCCCGTTGAGCGCGGCAAGGTTTACCTGGTCGGCGCCGGTCCGGGCGACCCGGAGCTGATCACCGTGCGGGGGCTGACGCTGCTGCGTCAGGCCGAGGTGGTCGTCTACGACCGGCTGGTGCACCCGGCCCTGCTGGACGAGGTGCCTGCAACGGCCGAGCGCATCTACGTGGGCAAGACGCCCGGCCGCCACGTGCTGCCCCAGGAGGCGATCCAGGAGCTGCTGATCGACCGGGCCCGGCGCAATCTGATCGTCGTGCGCCTGAAGGGCGGCGATCCGTTCGTTTTCGGTCGGGGCGGCGAAGAAGCCCGTGCACTGGCACAGGCCGGCATCCCCTTCGAGGTTGTGCCGGGCGTCACCAGTGCCATCGCCGTGCCTGCCTACGCCGGCATTCCGGTCACCCAGCGCGGCGTGGCCGGCTCGTTTGCCGTCGTGACGGGCCACCGCTGCGACCTGGAGGCGCTCGCGCTGGACTGGTCGGCGCTGGCCCGCGTCGATACGCTCGTGCTGCTGATGGGGCTGCGCCGCCTGCCCGAACTGGTCCGCACGCTCCAGGCGCACGGCCGCGCGCCCGATACGCCCGTGGCCGTCATCAGCAACGGCACCACCGCCGCCCAGCAGTGCGTGCTCGGCACGCTGGCCGACATCGCCGAGCGGGCGGCGCATCTGAGCACACCCGCCACCGTCGTGGTCGGCGAGGTGGCCCGCCTGGCCGACGAGCTGGCCTGGTTCCATCCGGAGCCGACCCCCTCGCCTTTCAGCCTGCATCCCGAAACCCAGCCCTCTGAGCCCTGA
- a CDS encoding 30S ribosomal protein THX, giving the protein MGKGDRRTRRGKIWRGTYGKYRPKKKKKQQQEAAAAAK; this is encoded by the coding sequence ATGGGCAAAGGAGATCGTCGCACGCGACGCGGGAAGATCTGGCGCGGCACCTACGGCAAATATCGCCCGAAGAAAAAGAAGAAACAGCAGCAGGAGGCCGCCGCAGCCGCCAAGTAA
- a CDS encoding acyl-CoA carboxylase subunit beta, which produces MEKSSTQVAAGLGSLLAADKPTVQHWIAQHRALIEALQRQAEQIRQGGGPKRMEREHQRGKLTARERIARLLDDPDEFWELGLWAGYGMYEEEGGCPAGGTVMGLGRVSGHLCIIVANDATVKAGAWFPITVKKNLRAQEIALQNRIPIIYLVDSAGVYLPMQDEIFPDRDHFGRIFFNNARLSSLGVPQIAAIMGSCVAGGAYLPIMSDEALIVQGTGSVFLAGPYLVRAAIGEIVDAETLGGATTHTEISGVTDYKMPDDEACLETIRRLMSHLGPRPRAGFPRSTPRPPAFPPEDLYGLVPPDLQQPYDMREVIARIIDADSWTEYKAGYGQTIITGYARIDGWSVGIVANQRLVVRSRQGEMQVGGVIYSDSADKAARFVMNCNQKRIPIVFLQDVTGFMVGKRAEHGGIIKDGAKLVNVVANSVVPKFTVVVGHSFGAGNYAMCGRAYEPRLMLAWPTARIAVMGGKQAAQTLLQVQLGKYEREGKTLSEEEKQRLLEEIESRYEAQTSAYYAAARLWVDAIIDPAETRRWISLGIEMADHNPDLPPFNPGVLQV; this is translated from the coding sequence ATGGAAAAAAGCAGTACGCAGGTGGCGGCCGGGCTGGGCTCGCTGCTGGCCGCCGATAAACCCACCGTGCAGCACTGGATTGCCCAGCACCGGGCTCTAATCGAAGCATTGCAGCGCCAGGCCGAGCAGATCCGGCAGGGCGGTGGCCCGAAGCGCATGGAACGCGAACATCAGCGGGGCAAGCTGACCGCACGCGAGCGCATCGCCCGTCTGCTGGACGATCCCGACGAGTTCTGGGAGCTGGGGCTCTGGGCGGGCTACGGCATGTACGAAGAGGAAGGCGGCTGTCCGGCCGGCGGGACCGTCATGGGACTGGGGCGCGTGAGCGGCCACCTGTGCATCATCGTAGCCAACGACGCCACCGTCAAGGCCGGTGCCTGGTTTCCCATTACCGTCAAGAAAAACCTCCGGGCGCAGGAGATCGCCCTGCAGAACCGCATCCCGATCATCTATCTGGTCGATTCGGCGGGCGTCTACCTGCCCATGCAGGACGAGATCTTCCCGGACCGGGACCACTTCGGCCGCATTTTCTTCAACAACGCGCGGCTGTCGAGCCTCGGGGTGCCGCAGATTGCCGCCATCATGGGAAGCTGTGTGGCCGGCGGGGCCTACCTGCCCATCATGAGCGACGAAGCGCTCATCGTGCAGGGTACCGGCTCGGTGTTTCTGGCCGGACCCTACCTGGTGCGGGCGGCCATCGGCGAGATCGTCGATGCCGAAACGCTGGGCGGGGCCACCACGCACACGGAAATCTCGGGCGTGACCGACTACAAAATGCCCGACGATGAGGCGTGCCTGGAGACGATCCGACGCCTGATGTCGCACCTGGGACCGCGCCCGCGGGCGGGCTTCCCGCGCAGCACGCCACGGCCGCCGGCCTTCCCGCCCGAAGACCTCTACGGCCTGGTGCCGCCCGATCTGCAGCAACCCTACGATATGCGCGAAGTGATCGCCCGGATCATCGACGCGGACTCCTGGACGGAGTACAAGGCCGGCTACGGTCAGACCATCATCACGGGCTACGCCCGGATCGACGGCTGGAGCGTGGGCATCGTGGCCAATCAGCGGCTGGTCGTCCGCAGCCGCCAGGGCGAAATGCAGGTGGGCGGCGTTATCTACTCCGACTCGGCCGACAAGGCGGCCCGCTTCGTCATGAACTGCAACCAGAAACGCATTCCCATTGTGTTTCTGCAGGATGTGACGGGTTTCATGGTGGGCAAGCGGGCCGAGCACGGCGGCATCATCAAGGACGGCGCCAAGCTGGTCAACGTGGTGGCCAACTCGGTCGTGCCCAAGTTCACCGTGGTGGTGGGCCACTCGTTCGGCGCCGGCAACTACGCGATGTGCGGCCGCGCCTACGAGCCGCGCCTGATGCTGGCCTGGCCGACGGCCCGCATTGCCGTCATGGGCGGCAAGCAGGCGGCGCAGACGCTGCTGCAGGTGCAGCTCGGCAAGTACGAACGGGAAGGCAAAACGCTCTCGGAAGAAGAAAAGCAGCGCCTGCTGGAAGAGATCGAGTCGCGCTACGAAGCGCAGACCTCCGCCTACTATGCGGCCGCCCGGCTCTGGGTCGATGCCATCATCGATCCGGCCGAAACGCGCCGCTGGATCAGCCTCGGCATCGAGATGGCGGATCATAACCCCGACCTTCCGCCGTTTAACCCCGGCGTCCTGCAGGTCTGA
- the hemG gene encoding protoporphyrinogen oxidase, with the protein MASVGIIGAGIAGLTAAYELHRRGLEVTVFEATDRIGGFIQSERIDGFLVELGPQTLQRTSGDFEELLRQVDLEDACIPARPVAANRFIVRGGRPIPLPRSPRELLRTPLLSPRARLRLLAEPFIPRAHRSTEKSVAKFARRRLGPEVLDYLVEPFVAGIFAGDPEQLSVRYAFPKLFELEQQYGSLFWGLIRDRMKQRYHPAPRRSMFSFVEGLHMLPRALAERLPPHAIIRNAEVLAIRWDEKNPWTLAFRQGSHASTRFFDIIICAIPLHRLAQLRMHPPLERRPLGTVPHPPIALVALGFRREQVAHPLDGFGMLVPAAERDFQILGTLFSSSLFPDRAPEGHVLLTTFVGGMRHPEQALLPEDRLEALVLQDLRRLLGISGAPVFRHVWRWERSIPQYRLGYDAVHACVLDVEMSRSGLFLAGNYLEGISVIDALHSGLKAARAVIQHLREEAAGGLAKLLLGD; encoded by the coding sequence ATGGCTTCTGTGGGAATCATCGGAGCCGGCATTGCCGGTCTGACGGCCGCCTATGAGCTGCACCGTCGTGGCCTGGAAGTAACAGTCTTCGAAGCCACCGACCGCATCGGCGGCTTCATCCAGTCGGAGCGGATCGACGGCTTTCTGGTGGAGCTCGGCCCTCAGACGCTCCAGCGCACCTCGGGCGACTTCGAAGAGTTGCTGCGACAGGTGGATCTGGAGGACGCGTGCATTCCGGCCCGACCGGTCGCGGCGAATCGCTTCATCGTGCGGGGTGGCCGGCCGATACCCCTGCCACGCTCGCCGCGCGAACTGCTGCGCACGCCGCTGCTTTCCCCGCGCGCACGTCTGCGCCTGCTGGCCGAGCCGTTCATTCCCCGGGCCCACCGGAGCACCGAGAAAAGCGTGGCCAAGTTTGCGCGGCGTCGGCTGGGACCGGAGGTGCTGGACTACCTGGTGGAGCCCTTTGTGGCCGGCATCTTTGCCGGAGATCCCGAGCAGCTTTCGGTGCGCTACGCCTTTCCCAAGCTGTTCGAACTGGAGCAGCAATACGGCTCGCTTTTCTGGGGCCTGATCCGCGATCGGATGAAGCAGCGGTATCACCCGGCCCCACGCCGCTCGATGTTCTCGTTTGTCGAGGGCCTGCACATGCTGCCCCGGGCACTGGCCGAGCGGCTGCCACCACATGCGATCATTCGCAACGCCGAAGTGCTGGCCATTCGCTGGGATGAGAAAAATCCCTGGACGCTGGCGTTCCGTCAGGGCAGCCATGCCTCGACGCGGTTCTTCGACATTATCATCTGTGCCATACCGCTGCATCGGCTGGCACAGCTCCGGATGCATCCGCCGCTGGAGCGCCGCCCGCTCGGCACCGTTCCACACCCTCCGATCGCACTGGTGGCGCTGGGCTTCCGGCGCGAGCAGGTAGCCCACCCGCTGGACGGCTTCGGGATGCTGGTGCCGGCCGCGGAGCGGGACTTTCAGATTCTGGGCACGCTGTTTTCCTCGTCGCTCTTTCCGGATCGGGCACCCGAAGGCCACGTGCTGCTGACCACGTTCGTCGGCGGCATGCGGCATCCCGAACAGGCATTGTTGCCCGAGGACCGTCTGGAGGCGCTGGTGCTGCAGGATCTGCGCCGGCTGCTGGGCATTTCGGGCGCGCCGGTCTTCCGGCACGTCTGGCGCTGGGAGCGCTCGATTCCCCAGTATCGGCTGGGCTACGATGCGGTTCATGCCTGTGTGCTGGACGTGGAAATGAGCCGATCCGGCCTGTTTCTGGCCGGCAATTATCTGGAGGGCATTTCCGTGATCGACGCGCTGCACTCCGGTCTGAAGGCGGCCCGCGCCGTCATTCAGCACCTGCGCGAAGAAGCGGCCGGTGGCCTGGCCAAGCTGCTCCTGGGAGATTGA
- a CDS encoding 2,3,4,5-tetrahydropyridine-2,6-dicarboxylate N-succinyltransferase, whose product MMLTDVHEKLRQRIEVLAAQPTETLDLRAAREAFEELLDGLNRGTIRAATPTEDGRWITHAWVKQGILLGFRIGQLVDYSTERFPFFDKDTYPLKPLTLADRVRIVPGGSSIRTGAYLAPGVVCMPPMYVNVGAYVDEGTMIDSHALVGSCAQIGKRVHLSAAAQIGGVLEPVGARPVIIEDDVFVGGGCGIYEGCLVRKGAVLAPGVILTGSTKLYDLVHERILAPAPGEPLEVPPYAVVVPGARAVRSAFGEAHGLSLYTPVIVKYRDARTNAATALEESLR is encoded by the coding sequence ATGATGTTGACCGACGTCCACGAAAAGCTTCGCCAGCGGATCGAAGTGCTGGCCGCGCAGCCGACCGAGACGCTGGACCTGCGCGCCGCCCGCGAGGCGTTCGAAGAACTGCTCGACGGCCTGAACCGGGGCACGATCCGGGCGGCCACGCCCACCGAAGACGGCCGCTGGATCACCCATGCCTGGGTCAAGCAGGGCATCCTGCTGGGCTTTCGGATCGGGCAACTGGTCGATTACTCGACGGAGCGGTTTCCCTTCTTCGACAAGGACACCTACCCGCTCAAGCCACTTACGCTGGCCGATCGGGTGCGCATCGTACCCGGCGGCTCGTCGATCCGCACGGGCGCCTACCTGGCGCCGGGCGTGGTCTGCATGCCGCCCATGTACGTGAACGTCGGCGCCTATGTGGACGAAGGGACGATGATCGACTCGCACGCGCTGGTCGGAAGCTGTGCACAGATCGGCAAGCGCGTGCACCTGTCGGCCGCCGCGCAGATCGGCGGGGTGCTCGAACCGGTGGGCGCCCGGCCCGTGATCATCGAAGACGACGTGTTCGTGGGCGGTGGCTGCGGCATCTACGAAGGCTGCCTGGTCCGGAAAGGGGCCGTGCTGGCGCCTGGCGTGATCCTGACCGGCTCGACGAAGCTCTACGACCTGGTGCACGAGCGCATCCTGGCCCCGGCACCCGGCGAGCCGCTGGAGGTGCCGCCCTACGCCGTGGTCGTACCCGGCGCCCGCGCCGTCCGCTCGGCCTTTGGCGAGGCGCACGGCCTCTCGCTCTACACCCCGGTCATCGTCAAATACCGCGACGCCCGTACCAACGCTGCCACCGCCCTGGAAGAGAGTCTGCGATGA
- a CDS encoding DUF2721 domain-containing protein: MSAEFEGVLRAALTPVALISGVGLLLLSMINRYHHALNRVRQLMAERSRTEDPHERDRLSHSIQIIYRRCHVMKNAILSILTSILASSLIVLLTVIEGLWALHFEPVKSLLLFVAVALVGVAVVLFVFEVRYSLRALQFELEEAG, encoded by the coding sequence ATGTCGGCAGAATTCGAAGGCGTGCTGCGCGCGGCGCTGACGCCGGTTGCGTTGATTTCGGGGGTCGGGCTGCTCCTGCTCAGCATGATCAATCGCTACCACCACGCCCTCAACCGCGTGCGCCAGCTCATGGCCGAGCGGTCCCGGACGGAAGACCCGCACGAACGGGATCGCCTGAGCCACTCCATTCAGATCATCTACCGGCGCTGTCATGTGATGAAAAACGCGATTCTCTCGATCCTGACCAGCATTCTGGCCAGCAGTCTGATCGTGCTCCTGACGGTGATCGAAGGACTGTGGGCGTTGCACTTCGAACCCGTCAAGAGCCTGCTGCTGTTTGTGGCCGTGGCGCTGGTCGGCGTGGCCGTCGTGCTGTTCGTGTTCGAGGTTCGCTATTCGCTCCGGGCGCTCCAGTTCGAGCTGGAAGAGGCCGGCTGA
- the dapA gene encoding 4-hydroxy-tetrahydrodipicolinate synthase — translation MAAQPVFRGTAPALVTPFTRDGKVDEPALRRLIDRQIEGGVDALVVLGTTGENATIWPDERRRIVELTLEHVNGRVPVIVGTGNNSTSESLVFSREAAQAGADGLLIVGPYYNKPPQEGFRAHVAAIAEAVDTPIILYNVPGRTGFNITAETTLRLAEEIPTVVGIKEASGNLAQITDILAHRPPKLAVYAGDDEITLPLLALGADGVISVVCNALPERFTALVRAGLAGDFEQARKLHFELLPAMRACFYATNPIPIKAVLHAMGLIEDVVRLPLVPLDEATRRRVLEAFEAFLATA, via the coding sequence ATGGCTGCGCAACCTGTATTCCGAGGAACGGCGCCCGCCCTCGTGACGCCCTTCACGCGCGACGGCAAGGTGGACGAACCGGCGCTGCGCCGGCTGATCGACCGCCAGATCGAGGGCGGCGTCGATGCGCTCGTGGTACTGGGCACCACCGGCGAAAACGCCACGATCTGGCCCGACGAGCGCCGCCGCATCGTGGAGTTGACGCTGGAGCATGTGAACGGCCGCGTGCCCGTCATCGTGGGCACCGGCAACAACTCGACGAGCGAGAGCCTGGTCTTTTCGCGCGAGGCGGCGCAGGCCGGCGCCGACGGCCTGCTGATCGTGGGCCCCTACTACAACAAGCCCCCGCAGGAAGGCTTCCGCGCCCACGTGGCGGCCATCGCCGAGGCGGTCGATACGCCGATCATCCTCTACAACGTGCCCGGCCGCACCGGCTTCAACATCACGGCCGAGACCACGCTGCGCCTGGCCGAGGAGATTCCGACGGTCGTGGGCATCAAGGAGGCTTCCGGCAACCTGGCCCAGATCACCGACATCCTGGCGCACCGGCCGCCCAAACTGGCCGTCTATGCCGGCGACGACGAAATCACGCTGCCGCTGCTGGCGCTGGGCGCCGACGGCGTGATCTCGGTCGTCTGCAACGCGCTGCCCGAACGCTTCACGGCCCTGGTGCGGGCGGGACTGGCCGGCGACTTCGAGCAGGCACGCAAGCTGCACTTCGAGCTGCTGCCGGCCATGCGGGCGTGCTTCTATGCGACGAACCCGATCCCGATCAAGGCCGTGCTGCACGCCATGGGCCTGATCGAGGACGTGGTGCGGCTGCCGCTCGTGCCGCTCGACGAGGCCACACGCCGCCGCGTGCTCGAAGCGTTCGAGGCGTTCCTGGCGACGGCCTGA
- the ppc gene encoding phosphoenolpyruvate carboxylase: MSVLPPLQIEIEGTGISRPLSEHVNLLGGLLGQVIQEMAGPEMLELVETLRRLCKQAALDSRPELREQAYMRIHSATYDELLWLLRAYTAFFHLVNQAEQQEIIRINRERAQQSTPEHPRPESIDEAILALKQQGRTLDEVLALLERLDIQPTLTAHPTEARRRSILYKQQHIARLLSQQRRCRLTPEEQEALLVDLHNQITLLLGTAEVREERPTVRDEVEQGLYFIQSTIWEAVPRIHEDVRRALRRYYGTDADFRPFLRYRSWIGSDRDGNPYVTPEITRWTALTQRRLVLQRYMEELRQLRRRLSLSDRYVPPPEELRRSLARDAREVLLPPHVLRQFRHESFRLKISYIMGRLHGLLQALDDPSQPAPDYDADAFVEDLRLLQRCLEACGLERIARHDQLTRLLVLAQTFGFHLVTLDVRQHSSVHEAAVAELLRLAGVENDYRALPESRRQELLADELSNPRPLLPPGARVSEATRQVLETFAVIRELVQLDPRLVGSYIVSMTHTVSDLLEPMLLAKEVGLWHYERDPRTGRPGNVRCPIDFVPLFETIEDLEAAASRMEAILSHPVYRMQVAARGGFQEIMLGYSDSTKDGGYWMANWALHRAQEQLAEVCRRHGVDFRLFHGRGGTVGRGGGRANQAILAMPPIVHNGRIRFTEQGEVISFRYALPEIAHRHLEQIVNAMLRVVGLPAASGSDGTDPATRNRLMDELAARSMRAYRRLIDAPDFWSWYTRITPIEQISRLPIASRPVSRSSAREVDFESLRAIPWVFAWTQVRYLIPGWFGIGQALDELLQASPEHLETLRTWYQSWPFFRTVLQNAQREMVRARLEIAAYYDRLLGDGPTAFHQMIEEDFQRARTAILRITDQEELLDHDPIIRKSVQLRNPYTDVLNLVQLELMRRYRQAPEADREPLRRALFLSINGIAAAMQSTG, from the coding sequence ATGAGCGTGCTTCCTCCTTTGCAGATCGAAATCGAAGGCACCGGCATTTCCCGGCCGCTCAGCGAGCACGTGAACCTGCTCGGCGGCCTGCTGGGACAGGTCATTCAGGAAATGGCCGGTCCCGAAATGCTGGAGCTGGTCGAGACGCTGCGACGCCTGTGCAAGCAGGCGGCCCTGGACAGCCGCCCGGAACTCCGGGAGCAGGCCTACATGCGTATCCACAGCGCCACCTACGACGAACTGCTGTGGCTGCTGCGCGCCTATACGGCCTTTTTCCACCTGGTCAACCAGGCCGAGCAGCAGGAAATCATCCGGATCAACCGGGAACGAGCGCAGCAGAGCACGCCCGAACATCCGCGTCCGGAGTCGATCGATGAGGCCATCCTGGCGCTCAAGCAGCAGGGCCGGACGCTCGACGAAGTGCTGGCGTTGCTGGAGCGGCTGGACATTCAGCCCACGCTGACCGCCCATCCCACCGAAGCACGCCGCCGCAGCATCCTCTACAAGCAGCAGCACATCGCCCGGCTGCTTTCGCAGCAACGCCGCTGCCGGCTCACGCCCGAGGAGCAGGAAGCCCTGCTGGTGGACCTGCACAACCAGATCACGCTGCTGCTGGGCACGGCCGAGGTGCGCGAGGAACGCCCCACCGTCCGGGACGAAGTCGAACAGGGTCTGTACTTCATTCAGAGCACGATCTGGGAGGCAGTGCCCCGCATTCATGAAGACGTGCGCCGGGCGCTGCGCCGCTACTACGGCACCGACGCGGACTTCCGGCCGTTTCTGCGCTACCGCTCCTGGATCGGGAGCGACCGCGACGGCAACCCTTACGTCACGCCGGAAATCACGCGCTGGACGGCCCTGACGCAGCGACGGCTGGTGCTCCAGCGCTACATGGAGGAGCTGCGCCAGCTCCGACGCCGGCTGAGTCTTTCGGATCGCTACGTGCCGCCCCCGGAGGAGCTACGCCGCTCGCTGGCCCGCGACGCCCGGGAAGTATTGCTCCCGCCCCATGTGCTTCGCCAGTTCCGGCACGAGTCGTTCCGACTGAAGATCTCCTACATCATGGGGCGGCTGCACGGGCTGCTCCAGGCGCTGGACGATCCGTCGCAACCTGCGCCCGACTACGACGCCGACGCCTTCGTCGAAGACCTGCGGCTGTTGCAGCGCTGCCTGGAAGCCTGCGGTCTGGAGCGCATTGCGCGGCACGATCAGCTCACGCGTCTGCTGGTGCTGGCCCAGACGTTCGGCTTTCATCTGGTCACGCTCGACGTGCGCCAGCACAGCAGCGTGCACGAAGCCGCCGTGGCCGAGCTGCTCAGGCTGGCCGGGGTCGAGAACGACTACCGGGCCCTGCCCGAGTCGCGCCGCCAGGAGCTGCTGGCCGACGAACTGAGCAATCCGCGGCCGCTGCTGCCGCCGGGGGCCCGGGTGTCGGAAGCCACGCGGCAGGTGCTGGAGACCTTCGCGGTCATCCGCGAGCTGGTGCAGCTCGACCCTCGCCTCGTGGGCAGCTACATCGTGAGCATGACGCACACCGTCAGCGATCTGCTCGAGCCCATGCTGCTGGCCAAAGAAGTCGGGCTCTGGCACTACGAACGCGACCCGCGCACCGGCAGGCCGGGCAACGTGCGCTGCCCCATCGATTTCGTGCCGCTTTTCGAGACGATCGAAGACCTGGAGGCGGCGGCCAGCCGCATGGAAGCCATCCTGAGCCACCCCGTCTACCGGATGCAGGTGGCTGCCCGCGGCGGCTTTCAGGAGATCATGCTGGGCTACTCCGACAGCACGAAAGACGGGGGCTACTGGATGGCCAACTGGGCGCTGCATCGGGCGCAGGAGCAACTGGCCGAAGTGTGCCGCCGCCACGGCGTGGACTTCCGGCTGTTTCACGGACGCGGTGGCACCGTCGGTCGCGGCGGCGGCCGTGCCAACCAGGCTATCCTGGCCATGCCGCCGATCGTCCACAACGGCCGCATTCGCTTCACCGAGCAGGGCGAGGTGATCTCGTTTCGCTATGCGCTGCCCGAGATCGCCCATCGCCACCTGGAGCAGATCGTCAATGCCATGCTCCGCGTGGTCGGCCTCCCGGCCGCTTCCGGAAGCGACGGCACCGATCCAGCCACGCGCAACCGCCTGATGGACGAGCTGGCCGCGCGCTCCATGCGGGCCTACCGGCGCCTGATCGACGCGCCCGACTTCTGGTCGTGGTACACGCGCATCACTCCGATCGAGCAGATCAGCCGCCTGCCCATCGCCTCGCGGCCGGTCTCGCGCAGCAGCGCCCGCGAAGTCGATTTCGAAAGCCTGCGGGCCATCCCCTGGGTCTTCGCCTGGACCCAGGTCCGCTACCTGATTCCGGGCTGGTTCGGGATCGGCCAGGCCCTCGACGAATTGCTCCAGGCCTCGCCCGAGCACCTGGAGACGCTCCGCACCTGGTATCAGTCCTGGCCATTTTTCCGCACCGTACTGCAGAACGCCCAGCGCGAGATGGTCCGCGCCCGCCTGGAAATTGCCGCCTACTACGACCGGCTGCTGGGCGACGGCCCGACGGCATTCCACCAGATGATCGAAGAAGATTTTCAGCGGGCCCGTACGGCCATCCTGCGCATCACCGATCAGGAAGAGCTGCTCGATCACGATCCGATCATCCGCAAATCCGTGCAGCTCCGCAATCCGTACACCGATGTGCTGAACCTGGTGCAGCTCGAACTGATGCGACGCTATCGCCAGGCGCCCGAGGCCGATCGGGAGCCGCTCCGGCGCGCCCTGTTCCTGAGCATCAACGGCATCGCCGCCGCCATGCAGAGCACCGGATAG
- a CDS encoding trans-sulfuration enzyme family protein: MQPQTRLTLAGQQTDSSYNSIVLPIYQCATFRFEDVGLTKGYDYSRSGNPTRRALEEVLADLEGGAGAVATTSGMAAVSTVLAMFDHGIHVICAHDCYGGTERLLSLLARQSKLEVSFVDLRDLQAVEAAIRPNTRIIWVETPSNPLLRIVDLDALCRFAKAHDLLVVVDNTFLSPLQQRPMDFGADIVVYSTTKYLNGHSDVIGGAVIVRTEELNEQLQFVANAHGTIAGPFDCWLVLRGLKTLPVRIRQHEHNAMAVARFLAQHPNVEQVFYPGLPSHEGHEIAARQQKGFGGMVSFTVKGGLEAVHHILRSTRVFTLAESLGGVESLIEHPATMSHASMRPEQREAAGITDNLIRLSVGIEATDDLIADLEQALAYEPATVAA; encoded by the coding sequence ATGCAGCCACAGACGCGTCTGACGCTGGCCGGTCAGCAGACCGACTCCAGCTACAACAGCATCGTTCTTCCCATTTACCAGTGCGCCACGTTCCGCTTCGAGGATGTCGGGTTGACGAAAGGATACGACTATTCGCGCAGCGGCAACCCGACACGGCGTGCGCTGGAAGAGGTGCTGGCCGACCTGGAGGGCGGCGCCGGCGCCGTAGCCACCACCAGCGGCATGGCGGCCGTTTCGACCGTGCTGGCCATGTTCGACCATGGCATCCATGTGATCTGCGCCCACGATTGCTACGGCGGCACCGAGCGGCTGCTGAGCCTGCTCGCACGACAGAGCAAGCTGGAGGTGTCGTTCGTCGATCTGCGCGACCTGCAGGCCGTCGAGGCGGCCATCCGACCGAACACCCGGATCATCTGGGTGGAAACGCCCTCCAACCCGCTGCTGCGCATTGTCGATCTGGATGCGCTCTGTCGCTTCGCGAAAGCCCACGACCTGCTGGTGGTGGTGGATAACACCTTCCTGTCGCCGCTCCAGCAGCGACCCATGGATTTCGGCGCCGACATCGTCGTTTACTCGACCACGAAGTACCTGAACGGCCACTCCGACGTCATCGGCGGGGCGGTCATCGTCCGCACCGAGGAATTGAACGAGCAGCTGCAGTTCGTGGCGAACGCCCACGGCACCATCGCCGGACCCTTCGATTGCTGGCTCGTGCTGCGCGGGCTGAAGACGCTTCCGGTGCGCATTCGTCAGCACGAGCACAACGCGATGGCCGTGGCGCGCTTCCTGGCGCAGCATCCCAACGTCGAGCAGGTTTTTTATCCGGGCCTGCCTTCGCATGAAGGGCACGAGATCGCGGCGCGCCAGCAGAAGGGGTTCGGCGGCATGGTTTCGTTCACGGTCAAAGGGGGCCTGGAGGCCGTCCACCATATCCTGCGGTCCACGCGGGTGTTCACGCTGGCCGAATCGCTGGGCGGCGTCGAGTCGCTCATCGAGCATCCGGCCACGATGAGCCATGCGTCGATGCGCCCGGAACAACGCGAGGCCGCCGGCATTACGGACAACCTGATCCGCCTGTCGGTCGGCATCGAGGCCACCGACGACCTGATTGCCGACCTGGAACAGGCGCTGGCCTACGAACCGGCCACCGTTGCCGCCTGA
- a CDS encoding general stress protein CsbD yields MATRQMEESWERTKEQIRIIWGDILSDQELQKARGDLHTMVALIHEKTGESREEILQKMEAIL; encoded by the coding sequence ATGGCAACCAGGCAGATGGAGGAAAGCTGGGAACGGACCAAAGAGCAGATTCGGATCATCTGGGGCGACATTCTCAGCGATCAGGAGCTGCAGAAAGCACGGGGCGACCTGCACACGATGGTCGCGCTCATTCACGAGAAGACAGGCGAATCGCGCGAGGAGATCCTCCAGAAGATGGAAGCTATTCTTTAA